A stretch of the Glutamicibacter sp. JL.03c genome encodes the following:
- a CDS encoding transposase: protein MLDGTYFNGYCALTAFNGKHIIDWQFCDREKTASWTRLLQRMTPPQIAVIDGNGALESVLTALWPDTKIQRCFFHIRQSIIKHLTLNPRTVPGQQLLALTRALMKVSTKSEAANWTEQFYQWQSMHAVTLKERTYAKDNTAARPTRVKPHQTWWYTHIGLRRAERLLHFLLTKDHLFPWLDLAQPGELLPKTTSPLEGGINAGIKEQLRLHRGLTPQHSMALVRWHLYQYAENPKDPWSFVQHHHWADNPKPKPLPEESIGPALYDQHFSWEDGNGIQKGWGGRR from the coding sequence ATGCTCGATGGCACCTACTTCAACGGCTACTGCGCATTGACCGCGTTCAACGGTAAACACATCATCGACTGGCAATTCTGCGACCGCGAAAAGACCGCGTCGTGGACCCGCCTCCTCCAGCGCATGACCCCGCCGCAGATCGCGGTCATCGACGGCAACGGCGCCCTGGAATCCGTGCTCACCGCGCTCTGGCCCGACACCAAGATCCAGCGTTGCTTCTTCCATATCCGTCAGAGCATCATCAAGCACCTGACCCTGAATCCACGCACCGTCCCAGGCCAACAGCTGCTGGCTCTCACAAGGGCACTGATGAAAGTCAGCACGAAAAGCGAAGCAGCGAATTGGACAGAGCAGTTCTATCAGTGGCAGTCCATGCACGCAGTCACGCTCAAGGAACGCACCTACGCGAAGGACAACACCGCTGCCAGGCCCACCCGGGTCAAGCCGCACCAGACCTGGTGGTACACGCATATCGGGCTGCGTCGCGCTGAGCGGCTATTGCACTTCCTGCTCACGAAAGACCACCTGTTTCCATGGTTGGACCTCGCCCAGCCCGGCGAGCTGCTGCCCAAGACCACCAGCCCCTTGGAAGGCGGCATCAACGCCGGCATCAAGGAACAGCTGCGGCTGCATCGTGGTTTGACGCCGCAGCATTCCATGGCGCTCGTGCGCTGGCATTTGTATCAATACGCCGAGAATCCGAAGGATCCATGGTCGTTCGTGCAACATCATCACTGGGCCGACAATCCGAAGCCGAAACCCCTGCCGGAGGAATCGATCGGGCCAGCGCTTTACGACCAGCATTTCAGCTGGGAAGACGGGAATGGCATCCAAAAAGGGTGGGGAGGGCGTCGATGA
- a CDS encoding transposase: protein MLDGTYFNGYCALTAFNGKHIIDWQFCDREKTASWTRLLQRMTPPQIAVIDGNGALESVLTALWPDTKIQRCFFHIRQSIIKHLTLNPRTVPGQQLLALTRALMKVSTKSEAANWTEQFYQWQSMHAVTLKERTYAKDNTAARPTRVKPHQTWWYTHIGLRRAERLLHFLLTKDHLFPWLDLAQPGELLPKTTSPLEGGINAGIKEQLRLHRGLTPQHSMALVRWHLYQYAENPKDPWSFVQHHHWADNPKPKPLPEESIGPALYDQHFSWEDGNGIQKGWGGRR from the coding sequence ATGCTCGATGGCACCTACTTCAACGGCTACTGCGCATTGACCGCGTTCAACGGTAAACACATCATCGACTGGCAATTCTGCGACCGCGAAAAGACCGCGTCGTGGACCCGCCTCCTCCAGCGCATGACCCCGCCGCAGATCGCGGTCATCGACGGCAACGGCGCCCTGGAATCCGTGCTCACCGCGCTCTGGCCCGACACCAAGATCCAGCGTTGCTTCTTCCATATCCGTCAGAGCATCATCAAGCACCTGACCCTGAATCCACGCACCGTCCCAGGCCAACAGCTGCTGGCTCTCACAAGGGCACTGATGAAAGTCAGCACGAAAAGCGAAGCAGCGAATTGGACAGAGCAGTTCTATCAGTGGCAGTCCATGCACGCAGTCACGCTCAAGGAACGCACCTACGCGAAGGACAACACCGCTGCCAGGCCCACCCGGGTCAAGCCGCACCAGACCTGGTGGTACACGCATATCGGGCTGCGTCGCGCTGAGCGGCTATTGCACTTCCTGCTCACGAAAGACCACCTGTTTCCATGGTTGGACCTCGCCCAGCCCGGCGAGCTGCTGCCCAAGACCACCAGCCCCTTGGAAGGCGGCATCAACGCCGGCATCAAGGAACAGCTGCGGCTGCATCGTGGTTTGACGCCGCAGCATTCCATGGCGCTCGTGCGCTGGCATTTGTATCAATACGCCGAGAATCCGAAGGATCCATGGTCGTTCGTGCAACATCATCACTGGGCCGACAATCCGAAGCCGAAACCCCTGCCGGAGGAATCGATCGGGCCAGCGCTTTACGA